Proteins encoded within one genomic window of Polaribacter sp. NJDZ03:
- a CDS encoding methylated-DNA--[protein]-cysteine S-methyltransferase: MSLQTTYYKTPLGTAKIVGNENGIQSVAVLNEDVSTSKEVPECLQECVTQLDQYFSGKRSNFDLKLNPQGTDFQKKVWDELLNIPYNKTRTYLEQSKALGDVKAIRAVASANGKNPIWIIIPCHRVIGSDGSLTGYAGGIWRKKWLLAHENPVKQQSLF; the protein is encoded by the coding sequence TTGAGCTTACAAACCACATACTACAAAACACCATTAGGAACCGCAAAAATTGTAGGAAACGAAAACGGCATTCAATCTGTTGCTGTTTTAAATGAAGACGTATCTACATCAAAAGAAGTTCCTGAATGTTTACAAGAATGTGTCACTCAATTAGACCAATATTTTTCTGGTAAAAGAAGTAATTTCGATTTAAAATTGAATCCACAAGGAACCGATTTCCAAAAAAAAGTGTGGGACGAATTATTAAATATTCCTTATAATAAAACCAGAACCTATTTAGAACAAAGCAAAGCTTTAGGAGATGTAAAAGCCATAAGAGCAGTGGCTTCTGCAAATGGTAAAAATCCAATTTGGATTATCATTCCCTGTCATAGAGTTATAGGATCTGATGGTTCCTTAACAGGTTATGCTGGCGGAATTTGGCGTAAAAAATGGTTATTGGCACACGAAAACCCTGTAAAACAGCAATCGCTGTTCTAA
- a CDS encoding DUF3575 domain-containing protein codes for MKKITLLLLLFITTISIAQEKEEQYPQDINKKHEVKLNILGALAFEWIDVSYEYLINDESSFGVGALVGLDNNKNIDEYRKFSLTPFYRRYFSNKFARGFFIEGFGMLHSYENNNSNYYDDYSNNYISYGNDDTKTEFAIGISVGGKFISKKGFTTEIYLGLGRNLGGDSSSVEVVGRGGISLGYRF; via the coding sequence ATGAAAAAAATTACACTATTGCTTTTATTATTTATTACAACAATTTCTATTGCTCAAGAAAAAGAAGAACAATACCCACAAGACATCAATAAAAAACACGAAGTAAAATTAAATATTTTGGGAGCTTTAGCTTTTGAATGGATAGATGTTTCTTATGAGTATTTAATTAATGACGAATCTTCTTTTGGTGTAGGGGCTTTAGTTGGTCTTGATAATAATAAGAATATAGATGAATACAGAAAATTTTCTTTAACGCCTTTTTATAGAAGATACTTCTCTAATAAATTTGCTAGAGGTTTTTTTATTGAAGGTTTTGGAATGTTGCACTCTTATGAAAACAATAACTCTAATTATTACGATGATTATTCTAACAATTACATTAGTTATGGGAACGATGATACTAAAACAGAATTTGCTATTGGTATCTCTGTTGGAGGGAAATTTATTTCTAAAAAAGGGTTTACTACAGAAATTTACCTTGGGCTAGGACGTAATTTAGGCGGAGATAGCAGCTCTGTAGAAGTAGTAGGTAGAGGAGGAATCTCTTTAGGTTATAGATTCTAA
- a CDS encoding TatD family hydrolase, translated as MITDTHTHLYSSQFKEDQSEMMQRAKEAGVTRFFIPAIDSTYTDKMFQLEKDYPNDVFLMMGLHPTSVKENYLEELAHVKKWIDEKKFYAIGEIGMDLYWDKTFLTQQQDAFRTQIQWAKEKKMPINIHCRNAFDEVFEVLESEKGDDLRGIFHCFTGTLEQAKQAISYNMKLGIGGVSTFKNGKIDKFLNEIDIKHIVLETDAPYLAPTPYRGKRNESAYLTNIVDKLVDIYGLSFDEIAAITTQNSKDVFGI; from the coding sequence ATGATTACAGATACACACACCCATTTATATTCTAGTCAGTTTAAAGAAGACCAATCAGAAATGATGCAACGCGCTAAAGAGGCTGGTGTTACTCGTTTTTTCATCCCTGCGATAGATTCTACGTATACAGATAAAATGTTTCAATTAGAAAAAGACTATCCAAATGATGTTTTTTTAATGATGGGCTTACACCCTACTTCTGTTAAAGAAAACTATTTAGAAGAACTAGCGCATGTTAAAAAATGGATTGATGAAAAGAAATTTTATGCTATTGGCGAAATCGGAATGGATTTGTATTGGGATAAAACTTTTTTAACACAACAGCAAGATGCTTTTAGAACACAAATTCAATGGGCAAAAGAAAAAAAGATGCCAATTAATATTCACTGTAGAAATGCTTTTGATGAAGTTTTTGAAGTCTTAGAATCTGAAAAAGGAGATGATTTAAGAGGGATTTTTCACTGTTTTACAGGAACTTTAGAACAAGCAAAACAGGCTATTTCTTACAATATGAAATTAGGAATTGGTGGTGTTTCTACGTTTAAAAATGGTAAAATTGATAAATTTCTGAATGAAATTGACATAAAACACATTGTTTTAGAAACCGATGCGCCTTATTTAGCACCAACTCCATACAGAGGAAAAAGAAATGAAAGCGCTTATTTAACCAACATTGTTGATAAATTGGTAGATATTTATGGACTTTCTTTTGATGAAATTGCAGCAATTACTACTCAGAATTCTAAAGATGTTTTTGGTATTTAA